In Flavobacterium hankyongi, the genomic window GTTTTGTTGCTATATGATTATGAACAATTTTTGATTTGTTTCGTAGTAGTTTTTGATAATTTGATATATATTTAATTTCACGATACTCAGTAACTTTTTCACCCTCACCAGATTCAATAAAAGGCAAATCATAAATAGCTTCTTTTACTGTAACTTTATTTTTGTTAGGTTCAGGAAAATCAATAATCTTTGATTTTAATGTACCAATAAAAAATGCTCTTCTTCGATTTTGTGGAACACCATAGTCTGATGCATTTAAAGTTTTTGCATTTACTTTGTATCCAATCTCCTCAAATCCCTGAACAATTTCATTTTTAAAAAAACCATTTGCAGTCGTCAATATATTAGGCACATTTTCCAAAACAAAATAATTTGGTTTAAAAATATCTACTGCTTCAATAAATTTTTGAAATAAATAATTTCTTTCATCTTTTATACTTAGTCTTTTGCCTTTTTGAGAAAATCCCTGACAAGGTGGACCACCAACAATAACATCAACACTTCCGTGTTTTTCTTTTAAAACATTAAAATCAATTTTAGCAATATCCTCTGCATATACATCAGTGTTGGGATGGTTTAATCTGTATGATTCTGCAATTTCTTTATCATATTCAATTGCGAACTCTACTTCAAAACCATTTGAAATAAAACCTTGTGACAGACCACCAACTCCAGCAAATAAATCAATAATTCTTAAACTACTCATTTAAAATTCTATTTTTTGAAATTTCAAAATATTCTTCGGATAATTCAATGCCAATAAACTTTCTTTTATGTTTCAATGAAGCTACACCTGTTGTTCCACTACCCATAAAAGGGTCTAGAATAACATCATTTTCGTTTGAAAGCAACTTTACAAAATGTGACATTAACTTTAAAGGTTTCTGAGTAGGATGTTTACCGAATTTTTTTTCTTTAGCTGTTGTTAATGATGTTTCAATAAAGTCATGGTGCATAATACCATCATTATTGAATGTGCCTGAAGTATCATTATATATAAAATAAACCCATGCTTCAGTTGAATTAACAAAATGAATATTCATGTTTCTAGGCATAGGATTAGTTTTGTGCCAAATCCCAGTTGTTTTATAGTAAAACTTATATTCTGATGCTATTTTTATTATGGTTTCTAGTTTAATCAAAGACATAAACATTAATAATGAGCCACTTTTTTTAAGTATTCTACTACTTTCTTTGAAAAATTCTCTCATTTCTTTTTCCCAATCTTTTTGAGATAAATTATCCCAACCAGCGTAGGCAAATTGATTTTCTCTCATTTTAACTAAGTTCGTATTACGATTGTGCATAAATTCACCTAAGTTATAAGGAGGGTCTGTTAGAATTAAATCAACACTATTACTACCGATAAATGCCATTAGATCATTACAATTACCATTTCCTAGCAAACTATTATTTGTAATTGCTTCAAAGCTAACATTTGTTTTTTTTGAGGAAATAATAAAATCCTTTTCTAAATTATTCTCATCCATATAGTTGAATAAATCAACATATGGTTCTTCTACTAGAAATATTTCTCTCTCTAAATTCTCTATATATACCATTTATTTCTAATTTGATTTAAAATTTTCATTTGCAACTTTTAAAATTTCAGAAGCATTATTCTCTTCTTTGATTAAATTATATACCTGGTCTGCCATCCAAATTGTACATAAATCTTTTTCATTTGTTTTTAAAACTGATGCTAGAATTGGAATATGCTCTCTTTTAGCTCTTCTTTCACCTCTTTCAATTTTGCTGAGCATAGCGGTATCCATGTCTAAAGCATTAGCTAATTGTCTTTGCAATAGATGGTTTTGTTCTCGTAATTGCTTTATGTGTTCTCCGAACTTCATATTACTATAAATGACTTGTCAAATTTTGTCTAATGTAGGAAAAAGTAAGAAAGAAATAAGCAAAGGAAATAAAAAGTTATCCACAAGTTATTAGTTAGTTGAGGGGTTTGAGGGAATAAGGGAAACTAATACAAGTTTCCCTTAAAATCCTTATTTTCTTGTTTACTCATGTTGCGGTATTTTCCATTCATTTCTCTATGAATTAATCCTGCTTTTGCAAATGCAGTTATGTAGCCTTCGGCAGTTTTGTGAGGAATAGTTAATTTCTCTGCAATGGCTAAATAGTCTGTTGTTGTGAAAGCTTCGGGAAGCATTTCCAAGAACTTTTCTTTACGGTTTGTTCTTGTGGCAACTGGAGTTTCAACAGGTAAATCGTTAAACACTTTGCTACTATGCTGTGTCAAAACCGTTACTACATCGAGTACATTTTGAAAATCGATGTCTTCACATTCTCTAGTAGTGGAACAATCGCCGTCTTCCATGATTCGTAAAGTTGTGATTACCATCATTAGACGAAAGGCATTTAATCCCATTCTTCTGATGGTAGCAATATAATCATCGGTTTGAATATTCAGATATTTGGTTTGCACTTTTGAAAAATATTCATTGAATTGTAATTGTTGGCTTTGGCTCAATTTAATTTGAATACTCGGGTTGTTGTTTAACGCTTTGTAGAACTCCAAAAATTGTCCACCTAATTCGTTGTAATAATCGTCTAATCCATTTGTGGTTTGAATTTCAAATACGTTTTTCCAAATAGGTGTGATGTTCATGTAATAAAACATAAAACGACTGAATAAACCATTTTCTGCATTTGGTATTAAAGCTGAAACTTGTTTTGGTGTTCCAGATAATACTGTTGATAAACATGGGTTTTCTATATCTACATATTCTCGGTCTGTTCTACGATAATAGCTTATTGTTTCGTGATGATACGCTTTACGAAAACCATCGGAATAATTACCGTAATCGCTTTTAAATGCTTGTGCTAATGTATCTCCTTCGGTTTCAAAAATTAATCCTTCTCCGTTATTATCAAACAACAATTGAAATACTCCTGTTGTACTATTATTGGCAGGAATGAACAACATTCTTTCGGGTGGTTTTGCAGGTTTTTCGGCATTTGGATTTTTACCCTTTTCTTGGTTGTACATTGCAAGGTTAGCTTCGTATTCCTTTTTTATTAAAGTGGCTTGTTCTCGCTTTAATCTGTGTATAGGCTGCACCAATTGTTTGCATTGGGTTAACCTTCCTTTTCCTGCTGATGCTGGAGCTGTTACAAATAAATACAAGTTTGCCATTACTTTTTTACCATCGTAAATACCATAAATAGTAGGTAGGCAAGCACTTAATGTTGTGAGTGTTCCCAATAACAAAATATCTCTTTCCTCGTTTGTGGTTGCAGGTTTAACGCAATCTTTTAGGAATAGCGGTAAGGTGTCGTAAATATGATTTGGAAATACTGGTGTTTTCTCTATTTTTACTTCCGTCACTTCATTATTTACTATTGGTTTTTCATTATGTATTTTAATGTTGTTCTGTTGTGCTAAATAATAGATTGTAGCCATTGTAACGCCTGTTCCTTTAGCTTTTAAGCAATTGTTGTATTGTACATCACATTCTTTGTAATCATAAGCACTATTGAATTTACTTATTCTGTGGAAATAGTCTCTACCCATTTCGCCAAATTCGTCAGCTAGTGCAAAGCCAATGTTTCTCCAATTCTCGTAGCCCTGTGTTATGTCGGTTCCTGTGTATTCAATTTGTTGTAAATAGTTTTCAAACTGATTGTCGGAAACAACAGGAGTAGGTATTTGTTTTGGTTGAGGTTCTTGCTTTGCAGGAGCTTCTAGCCATTCTTTTGGATTAAATATTTTCTTATTCATTTTGTTGTGTGTCTAGGGTTAATGTAAGCTTCGGAATCATAACATAAAAAACAAGCTCGGGAAATGTCTTTTCCAGATGCATCGACTTTGATATTGTATTGCTGCTCTAAATAATTAGATACAGCGGTATAATATTCTTGATGTGTTGCTTGTTCTAAATCAATTTTTATAATCCATTTTAAACCATCACCGGAAGGAGATTTGAAAAGTAATTCGGTTTCAAAATATTCATCTTTCAATAACATTTCTCTAGTTTGGTTTAGATTTTCCAAATGATCTAAATCAATTGTCATTAATAGTGAATGTTTGATTAAATCATCATCGTTACGCTTTGTAAAAGTTCCTGAGAAGGTTACATAATCAAAATGCTTTGCTTTGTACTTTCGTTTCTCTTTTGGGTCTGTAATCGTTCTTAAATGGTTTGTAACGCTTTCATAAGTATTGCTTGTAATTAAATCGTATATCTCGCTTAATTTTAATTCTTTCGATGGAAATACATTCATTACAGGAGCTTTGTAAAAACTGCATTTAACATACCAAGTTGTATCTTCTTGTTCAATGTAATTGCACTCTTTTGTTTCTTCTGTATCAATTCTCAAATGCATTACTTTATTTATTTTTTGAAGTAATTCTGTTTGATTGTTACACTGAAAATACAATTGAGCAAAGTCGAAGACATCTCCATGAAAATCCAAAATTTCGTCATCTTTATGCGTTGCACAATTATTTACGATACTAACTAATAAAGTTTCTTTATCCTGATTGTAAGGGTTACAAGTAACACTACATTCTCTCCCATGAAGAGAGAGAACGGTAGCGTTAGGATAAAACTGTCTCAATATAAACGCATAGATATTTATACCATAGTGTGTTTTGTTCAGTATTTTTTCCTTTGTAATCATACTACTTGTCTTTTGATTTGTTGGTATAATTACTCTGTAAAAGGTTTTCTATATCACTTGATTTGTAATAGAATTTACCTTCAATTTTACTGAATGGCAGTGTACCATTGTCACGATAGGTTTGAAGTGTTCGTGGGCTTATATGAAGTGTTTGTAGTACTTCTTGATTGTCTAACCACTCATCACTTAACTTTCCTCTTTTTTGATTTTTTAAGGCTTCTATATAAGCTTTCAAATATTGAATGTCTTTTGACATTTCCATTGCTAAGTCCATTAACTCTATCATAATTGCACCCTCCCTTTCTTAATTAAGTAGTTAGCTGCTTCTTGTTCGATTTCGTCAATAGAATTGCTTCTGTTTCTCAAAAGCCAATTGTCAAGTTCTTGGCGATTGAAATACAGTTTTTTCCCATTAGGTTTGTAATGAGGAATGCTTCCAGTACTCGTAAGTTTATACAAGTGTGACTGGGAAAGTTCTAAATAAATGCAAGCATCGTTAAAGTTTAGTACTTGCTTTTGCATTGCCTGCTGTGTTTCTAGCAATTTTTCAATGCGTTCTAATTTTTCTAAAATATTAGTGTCCATCTTCCTTAAAAGATTTAATTTAAAATGGACATCTGGCCAAATGTCATAGTTGGTTTTCAACTACGTTTCAAAGGTAGGGTAGGCACTTTGGTAAG contains:
- a CDS encoding DNA cytosine methyltransferase — protein: MSSLRIIDLFAGVGGLSQGFISNGFEVEFAIEYDKEIAESYRLNHPNTDVYAEDIAKIDFNVLKEKHGSVDVIVGGPPCQGFSQKGKRLSIKDERNYLFQKFIEAVDIFKPNYFVLENVPNILTTANGFFKNEIVQGFEEIGYKVNAKTLNASDYGVPQNRRRAFFIGTLKSKIIDFPEPNKNKVTVKEAIYDLPFIESGEGEKVTEYREIKYISNYQKLLRNKSKIVHNHIATKHSKLAIERLKLIPVGKGKEVLPEEHRTKSIFSGTWSRLKEDGIAATITTRFDTPSSGLFTHPILNRCLTVREAARIQSFSDNFIFYGSKTCQMKQVGNAVPPLLASAVAKQILNDINNES
- a CDS encoding DNA-methyltransferase, with protein sequence MVYIENLEREIFLVEEPYVDLFNYMDENNLEKDFIISSKKTNVSFEAITNNSLLGNGNCNDLMAFIGSNSVDLILTDPPYNLGEFMHNRNTNLVKMRENQFAYAGWDNLSQKDWEKEMREFFKESSRILKKSGSLLMFMSLIKLETIIKIASEYKFYYKTTGIWHKTNPMPRNMNIHFVNSTEAWVYFIYNDTSGTFNNDGIMHHDFIETSLTTAKEKKFGKHPTQKPLKLMSHFVKLLSNENDVILDPFMGSGTTGVASLKHKRKFIGIELSEEYFEISKNRILNE
- a CDS encoding helix-turn-helix domain-containing protein — encoded protein: MKFGEHIKQLREQNHLLQRQLANALDMDTAMLSKIERGERRAKREHIPILASVLKTNEKDLCTIWMADQVYNLIKEENNASEILKVANENFKSN
- a CDS encoding DUF3987 domain-containing protein, encoding MNKKIFNPKEWLEAPAKQEPQPKQIPTPVVSDNQFENYLQQIEYTGTDITQGYENWRNIGFALADEFGEMGRDYFHRISKFNSAYDYKECDVQYNNCLKAKGTGVTMATIYYLAQQNNIKIHNEKPIVNNEVTEVKIEKTPVFPNHIYDTLPLFLKDCVKPATTNEERDILLLGTLTTLSACLPTIYGIYDGKKVMANLYLFVTAPASAGKGRLTQCKQLVQPIHRLKREQATLIKKEYEANLAMYNQEKGKNPNAEKPAKPPERMLFIPANNSTTGVFQLLFDNNGEGLIFETEGDTLAQAFKSDYGNYSDGFRKAYHHETISYYRRTDREYVDIENPCLSTVLSGTPKQVSALIPNAENGLFSRFMFYYMNITPIWKNVFEIQTTNGLDDYYNELGGQFLEFYKALNNNPSIQIKLSQSQQLQFNEYFSKVQTKYLNIQTDDYIATIRRMGLNAFRLMMVITTLRIMEDGDCSTTRECEDIDFQNVLDVVTVLTQHSSKVFNDLPVETPVATRTNRKEKFLEMLPEAFTTTDYLAIAEKLTIPHKTAEGYITAFAKAGLIHREMNGKYRNMSKQENKDFKGNLY
- a CDS encoding BT4734/BF3469 family protein, which encodes MITKEKILNKTHYGINIYAFILRQFYPNATVLSLHGRECSVTCNPYNQDKETLLVSIVNNCATHKDDEILDFHGDVFDFAQLYFQCNNQTELLQKINKVMHLRIDTEETKECNYIEQEDTTWYVKCSFYKAPVMNVFPSKELKLSEIYDLITSNTYESVTNHLRTITDPKEKRKYKAKHFDYVTFSGTFTKRNDDDLIKHSLLMTIDLDHLENLNQTREMLLKDEYFETELLFKSPSGDGLKWIIKIDLEQATHQEYYTAVSNYLEQQYNIKVDASGKDISRACFLCYDSEAYINPRHTTK
- a CDS encoding helix-turn-helix domain-containing protein, giving the protein MIELMDLAMEMSKDIQYLKAYIEALKNQKRGKLSDEWLDNQEVLQTLHISPRTLQTYRDNGTLPFSKIEGKFYYKSSDIENLLQSNYTNKSKDK
- a CDS encoding helix-turn-helix domain-containing protein produces the protein MDTNILEKLERIEKLLETQQAMQKQVLNFNDACIYLELSQSHLYKLTSTGSIPHYKPNGKKLYFNRQELDNWLLRNRSNSIDEIEQEAANYLIKKGRVQL